From Rhodamnia argentea isolate NSW1041297 chromosome 10, ASM2092103v1, whole genome shotgun sequence, a single genomic window includes:
- the LOC115735112 gene encoding nuclear transcription factor Y subunit B-1-like isoform X1 codes for MADAPASPGGGSHESGDHSPRSGVREQDRYLPIANISRIMKKALPANGKIAKDAKETVQECVSEFISFVTSEASDKCQREKRKTINGDDLLWAMATLGFEDYLDPLKIYLARYREMEGDSKGSAKGGEASAKRDGAAVQSVPNAQIAHQGSFSHGTNYSHSQVHHPALPMHGAE; via the exons ATGGCGGATGCTCCGGCGAGTCCCGGCGGCGGCAGCCACGAGAGCGGCGACCACAGCCCCCGCTCCGGCGTCCGCGAGCAGGACAGGTACCTCCCGATCGCCAACATCAGCCGCATCATGAAGAAGGCCCTCCCCGCCAACGGCAAGATCGCCAAGGACGCCAAGGAGACCGTGCAGGAGTGCGTCTCCGAGTTCATCAGCTTCGTCACCAGCGA GGCGAGTGACAAGTgccagagagagaagaggaagacgATTAACGGCGATGACTTGCTCTGGGCCATGGCGACCTTAGGGTTTGAGGATTACCTGGACCCGCTTAAGATTTACCTTGCCCGATACAGGGAG ATGGAG GGGGATTCCAAGGGTTCAGCTAAAGGTGGGGAAGCATCTGCTAAAAGAGATGGTGCGGCGGTACAGTCAGTTCCTAATGCCCAG ATTGCTCATCAAGGTTCTTTCTCTCACGGCACCAACTATTCCCATTCTCAA GTTCACCATCCTGCGCTTCCGATGCATGGCGCAGAATAA
- the LOC115735112 gene encoding nuclear transcription factor Y subunit B-1-like isoform X2, which yields MADAPASPGGGSHESGDHSPRSGVREQDRYLPIANISRIMKKALPANGKIAKDAKETVQECVSEFISFVTSEASDKCQREKRKTINGDDLLWAMATLGFEDYLDPLKIYLARYREMEGDSKGSAKGGEASAKRDGAAVQSVPNAQVHHPALPMHGAE from the exons ATGGCGGATGCTCCGGCGAGTCCCGGCGGCGGCAGCCACGAGAGCGGCGACCACAGCCCCCGCTCCGGCGTCCGCGAGCAGGACAGGTACCTCCCGATCGCCAACATCAGCCGCATCATGAAGAAGGCCCTCCCCGCCAACGGCAAGATCGCCAAGGACGCCAAGGAGACCGTGCAGGAGTGCGTCTCCGAGTTCATCAGCTTCGTCACCAGCGA GGCGAGTGACAAGTgccagagagagaagaggaagacgATTAACGGCGATGACTTGCTCTGGGCCATGGCGACCTTAGGGTTTGAGGATTACCTGGACCCGCTTAAGATTTACCTTGCCCGATACAGGGAG ATGGAG GGGGATTCCAAGGGTTCAGCTAAAGGTGGGGAAGCATCTGCTAAAAGAGATGGTGCGGCGGTACAGTCAGTTCCTAATGCCCAG GTTCACCATCCTGCGCTTCCGATGCATGGCGCAGAATAA